From Haloarcula hispanica ATCC 33960, the proteins below share one genomic window:
- a CDS encoding COG1361 family protein, with amino-acid sequence MRHGVAVLACLVVVGSLPLSVAGASVNASISNVEVSPSSPAPGETVTFDTTVRNLESSDAPLEINDIAIRKSGGRGITEYERVSNLGSIAPGSTLEVPLTASFDSSGSKDLRVIVYGRDRGTGENVELRYPVKLNVKERHPQVDITANDSVAGVESTGEVTVANGLDTQITNVEVVVEGDGVEMTKSRTVRSSVAQNGSITAPFRFRPESAGEHSLTATISYTVDGDTTRNTTRTTVIESDPLRNSVELDTTAVGSGTDRALRVAVSNGGNAPLSDVMISATSENASFQRVLLENISASTTRQVRLNATMDEPRADVTVTANYELGTETEQTTTETTLRSVPGTIDLTGLDVVRQGGRLQISGSASNVGSTDADSVLVSVVNTETVTPATPNRDYFVGTVPASDFVSFDVYARTEGNVTSVPLEVTYLVDDTRKRQTFDVNIDRMGGMAPQPEQDGDSEGGDQNSMLPVFVAGGLALLVVVGVLVRRYRRGDDDIEV; translated from the coding sequence ATGCGCCACGGTGTGGCTGTACTCGCCTGCTTAGTCGTCGTCGGCTCGCTTCCGCTTTCAGTCGCCGGCGCGAGCGTCAACGCGTCGATATCGAACGTCGAGGTGTCGCCGTCGTCACCAGCACCGGGTGAAACCGTCACGTTCGACACGACTGTCCGAAACCTAGAGAGTAGCGACGCGCCCCTCGAAATCAACGACATCGCGATCCGGAAGTCGGGCGGCAGAGGAATCACAGAATACGAGCGCGTCTCGAATCTGGGCTCGATTGCGCCGGGCAGTACGCTGGAAGTACCCCTGACTGCATCGTTTGATTCGTCCGGCAGCAAAGACCTCCGCGTCATCGTGTACGGCCGTGACCGCGGGACGGGCGAGAACGTCGAACTCAGATACCCGGTGAAGCTAAACGTCAAAGAGCGTCACCCGCAGGTAGATATCACGGCCAACGACTCCGTCGCGGGCGTCGAATCGACCGGTGAAGTCACTGTCGCCAACGGGCTCGACACCCAGATAACGAACGTCGAAGTCGTCGTCGAGGGCGACGGCGTCGAGATGACAAAGAGCCGGACGGTCCGGTCCAGCGTCGCACAGAACGGGTCGATTACAGCCCCGTTCCGGTTCCGACCTGAATCCGCCGGCGAACACTCGCTGACTGCAACGATCAGCTACACCGTTGACGGGGATACCACTCGCAACACGACTCGGACGACAGTCATCGAGTCGGACCCGCTCCGGAACAGCGTGGAACTCGATACGACTGCAGTCGGTAGCGGCACCGACCGCGCGCTACGGGTCGCCGTCTCCAACGGGGGCAACGCTCCGCTCTCTGATGTCATGATCAGTGCAACGTCCGAGAACGCGTCGTTCCAGCGCGTACTGCTCGAGAACATCTCGGCCAGTACGACCCGGCAGGTGCGGCTGAACGCCACGATGGACGAGCCCCGGGCGGACGTCACCGTCACGGCCAACTACGAACTCGGAACCGAAACGGAGCAGACGACCACCGAAACGACGCTCCGGTCCGTCCCGGGAACGATAGATCTTACCGGTCTGGACGTGGTCAGACAGGGCGGTCGACTGCAGATTTCCGGAAGTGCAAGCAACGTCGGGTCGACGGATGCGGACAGCGTCCTCGTGAGTGTCGTCAATACTGAAACCGTCACTCCGGCGACGCCGAACCGCGACTACTTCGTCGGCACGGTCCCGGCCAGCGACTTCGTCTCCTTCGACGTGTACGCACGGACGGAGGGGAACGTCACGTCGGTGCCACTGGAAGTGACGTACCTCGTCGACGACACGCGGAAGCGACAGACGTTCGACGTAAACATCGACCGGATGGGCGGTATGGCACCACAGCCGGAGCAGGACGGTGACAGCGAAGGTGGTGACCAGAACAGCATGCTGCCGGTGTTCGTCGCCGGTGGTCTGGCGCTACTGGTCGTCGTCGGTGTCCTCGTGCGTCGCTACCGCCGCGGTGACGACGATATCGAGGTATGA
- a CDS encoding ABC transporter ATP-binding protein → MTVIDAQGLVKRYRTGGQTLYALAGIDFALEAGEFVSIMGPSGSGKTTLLNILGLLDTPTEGTVLLEGQDVTGLGDSKRTALRKRTIGFVFQHFYLLPTLTAVENVEVPLLLDSDPKVTKRARTLLERLGLGDRLDHKPDELSGGQKQRVAIARSLINSPKVVLADEPTGNLDSETGRQILDEFRRIADEDDVAIVAVTHDDLVNEYVDRTVHLVDGTIGRERKNGG, encoded by the coding sequence ATGACGGTCATCGACGCACAGGGACTGGTCAAGCGCTACCGTACCGGCGGCCAGACCCTCTACGCACTGGCGGGTATCGACTTCGCCCTCGAAGCCGGCGAGTTCGTCTCGATTATGGGGCCCAGCGGCAGTGGCAAAACGACCCTACTGAACATCCTCGGACTACTTGATACGCCGACGGAAGGGACCGTCTTGCTGGAGGGGCAGGACGTGACCGGACTCGGCGACAGCAAGCGGACCGCGCTCCGCAAGCGAACGATCGGGTTCGTGTTCCAGCACTTCTATCTCCTGCCGACGCTGACTGCCGTCGAGAACGTCGAGGTGCCCCTGCTGTTGGACAGTGATCCGAAAGTCACAAAACGGGCCAGAACGCTTCTGGAGCGGCTTGGACTCGGTGACCGACTCGACCACAAGCCCGACGAACTCTCCGGTGGCCAGAAGCAGCGCGTCGCCATCGCGCGCTCGCTCATCAACAGCCCGAAGGTCGTACTCGCCGACGAGCCGACGGGTAACCTCGACAGCGAAACCGGACGGCAGATACTCGACGAGTTCCGCCGCATCGCCGACGAGGACGACGTGGCAATCGTCGCAGTCACCCACGACGACCTGGTCAACGAATACGTCGACCGGACCGTCCATCTGGTCGACGGCACCATCGGGAGGGAACGGAAGAATGGCGGGTAG
- a CDS encoding ABC transporter permease produces MAGRFFPAALMARRNLTRTKMRSLLASLGIVIGVVAIASLGMFGVALQYSFTQNLGNVGNQLTVYPNSGENITELTERDIRTIRREASPTATVSPVKTRIEPVSYNREDAVREQIYGVEDPAALYEAKEGRVSPFRSGALVGSDVAEEHDLHPGSQITVNGTSVRIRAVLEEGDPFSSTNPDNRIIMPATSFSQRGYSEVYVIESTGTQANETAMGIRNSLNDREERVFVQELGSLVDTIEEQFQIINTVLAGIASISLLVAGISILNVMLMSTVERREEIGVLRAVGYQKRDVLKVMLMEATLLGFLGGIAGVILSVGAGLAINHYAVGDAMAVFRLPNAWYVGAAFTFGVLTSIVSGLYPAWKAASEEPVDALRG; encoded by the coding sequence ATGGCGGGTAGGTTCTTCCCGGCCGCACTGATGGCGCGTCGCAACCTCACGCGGACGAAGATGCGGTCGTTGCTGGCGTCGCTGGGTATCGTCATCGGCGTCGTCGCCATCGCTTCGTTGGGGATGTTCGGCGTCGCGCTCCAGTACTCGTTCACCCAGAACCTCGGCAACGTCGGCAACCAGCTCACGGTGTACCCGAACTCAGGCGAAAACATCACTGAACTCACCGAACGCGATATCCGTACGATCCGCAGAGAGGCAAGCCCGACAGCGACTGTCTCGCCGGTAAAGACTCGCATTGAGCCGGTGTCGTACAACCGCGAGGACGCAGTCAGGGAACAAATATACGGCGTCGAGGACCCGGCGGCGTTGTACGAGGCCAAGGAGGGACGGGTCTCGCCGTTCCGGTCCGGTGCCCTCGTCGGGTCAGACGTCGCGGAGGAGCACGACCTGCATCCCGGGAGCCAGATCACTGTCAACGGGACCAGCGTCCGCATCCGGGCCGTGCTCGAAGAAGGCGACCCGTTCTCCTCGACGAACCCCGACAACCGAATCATCATGCCGGCTACGTCGTTCAGCCAGCGTGGCTACTCGGAAGTGTACGTTATCGAGTCCACTGGGACGCAGGCCAACGAAACAGCCATGGGGATACGTAACTCTCTCAACGACCGCGAGGAGCGGGTCTTCGTTCAGGAACTGGGCTCTCTCGTCGATACCATCGAGGAGCAGTTCCAGATAATCAACACCGTCCTCGCCGGCATCGCATCGATCTCGCTGCTCGTCGCCGGTATCTCGATTCTCAACGTCATGCTGATGTCCACCGTCGAACGCCGGGAGGAAATCGGCGTCCTCAGAGCGGTCGGCTACCAGAAGCGGGACGTCCTCAAAGTGATGTTGATGGAAGCGACGCTGCTCGGGTTCCTCGGCGGCATCGCTGGTGTCATTCTGAGTGTCGGAGCCGGGCTGGCGATAAACCACTACGCCGTCGGCGATGCGATGGCGGTCTTCAGGCTGCCAAACGCCTGGTACGTCGGCGCAGCGTTCACCTTTGGGGTGCTGACGAGCATCGTCAGCGGCCTGTATCCGGCCTGGAAAGCAGCGAGCGAAGAACCGGTCGACGCGCTACGCGGTTAA
- a CDS encoding HTH domain-containing protein: MTGDTHLRAELYLRGDTYGTFDAQQQVLNRVKRLEANGVFSESMVAGEWQRIRTMAEDKRSEAIQTYEEFTDWAGQNGHSLEPAFERRNRSYVGMDRVDDVVVFPVVSLAIYDGDDLEGVFPCSDNERTYTVGDALEAFERGDEHWLAQFDSLSVDRTDPLLEPGVDATI, translated from the coding sequence ATGACAGGGGACACACATCTTCGGGCAGAACTGTATCTTCGCGGAGATACCTACGGCACGTTCGACGCTCAACAGCAGGTGCTCAATCGGGTCAAGCGACTGGAGGCCAATGGCGTGTTCAGCGAGTCGATGGTCGCCGGTGAGTGGCAGCGGATCAGGACGATGGCGGAGGACAAGCGGTCGGAAGCCATCCAGACTTACGAGGAGTTCACAGACTGGGCAGGCCAGAACGGCCACTCGCTCGAACCGGCCTTCGAACGACGGAATCGGAGCTACGTCGGGATGGACCGCGTCGACGACGTCGTCGTGTTCCCAGTCGTCTCGCTGGCGATCTACGACGGCGACGACCTGGAGGGCGTGTTCCCGTGTTCGGACAACGAACGGACCTACACCGTCGGTGACGCGCTGGAGGCCTTCGAGCGCGGCGACGAGCACTGGCTTGCACAGTTCGACTCGCTGTCGGTCGACCGAACCGACCCGTTGCTGGAACCGGGCGTCGACGCGACGATTTAA